From Anopheles coluzzii chromosome 3, AcolN3, whole genome shotgun sequence, the proteins below share one genomic window:
- the LOC120958980 gene encoding uncharacterized protein LOC120958980 isoform X2, with product MQDDMDGTHSEDSSCEQLLKAGTPLREQDRFLPIANITKIMKKSVPNNGKIAKEARECIQECVSEFISFITSEASDRCHMEKRKTINGEDILCAMYALGFDNYIEPLKLYLSKYKENIMSERQASEERGEPVQTGESSRQGNDSVTAQVLPTVIGNAEIIYQSEDGTLYFKNEPYEQM from the exons ACGGTACCCATTCGGAAGACTCCAGCTGCGAGCAGCTGCTAAAGGCAGGAACGCCACTCCGGGAGCAGGACCGGTTCCTCCCGATTGCCAACATaacgaaaataatgaaaaagtCCGTACCGAATAATGGCAAAATTGCGAAAGAAGCGCGTGAATGCATTCAGGAGTGCGTGTCCGAGTTTATCTCCTTCATCACATCCGAGGCGAGTGATCGGTGCCACATGGAGAAGCGCAAAACCATCAACGGAGAGGACATTCTGTGTGCCATGTATGCGCTAGGTTTCGACAACTACATCGAACCGCTCAAGCTCTACCTGAGCAAGTACAAGGAA AACATAATGTCGGAGCGTCAAGCATCGGAGGAGCGCGGTGAGCCAGTGCAGACGGGAGAATCGAGCCGGCAGGGTAATG ATTCTGTAACCGCTCAAGTCCTTCCCACAGTTATTGGCAATGCCGAGATCATTTACCAGTCGGAGGACGGCACGCTGTACTTCAAGAACGAACCGTACGAGCAGATGTGA
- the LOC120958980 gene encoding nuclear transcription factor Y subunit beta isoform X4 — protein MQDDMDGTHSEDSSCEQLLKAGTPLREQDRFLPIANITKIMKKSVPNNGKIAKEARECIQECVSEFISFITSEASDRCHMEKRKTINGEDILCAMYALGFDNYIEPLKLYLSKYKENIMSERQASEERGEPVQTGESSRQGNVIGNAEIIYQSEDGTLYFKNEPYEQM, from the exons ACGGTACCCATTCGGAAGACTCCAGCTGCGAGCAGCTGCTAAAGGCAGGAACGCCACTCCGGGAGCAGGACCGGTTCCTCCCGATTGCCAACATaacgaaaataatgaaaaagtCCGTACCGAATAATGGCAAAATTGCGAAAGAAGCGCGTGAATGCATTCAGGAGTGCGTGTCCGAGTTTATCTCCTTCATCACATCCGAGGCGAGTGATCGGTGCCACATGGAGAAGCGCAAAACCATCAACGGAGAGGACATTCTGTGTGCCATGTATGCGCTAGGTTTCGACAACTACATCGAACCGCTCAAGCTCTACCTGAGCAAGTACAAGGAA AACATAATGTCGGAGCGTCAAGCATCGGAGGAGCGCGGTGAGCCAGTGCAGACGGGAGAATCGAGCCGGCAGGGTAATG TTATTGGCAATGCCGAGATCATTTACCAGTCGGAGGACGGCACGCTGTACTTCAAGAACGAACCGTACGAGCAGATGTGA
- the LOC120958980 gene encoding uncharacterized protein LOC120958980 isoform X3: protein MQDDMDGTHSEDSSCEQLLKAGTPLREQDRFLPIANITKIMKKSVPNNGKIAKEARECIQECVSEFISFITSEASDRCHMEKRKTINGEDILCAMYALGFDNYIEPLKLYLSKYKEQNIMSERQASEERGEPVQTGESSRQGNVIGNAEIIYQSEDGTLYFKNEPYEQM from the exons ACGGTACCCATTCGGAAGACTCCAGCTGCGAGCAGCTGCTAAAGGCAGGAACGCCACTCCGGGAGCAGGACCGGTTCCTCCCGATTGCCAACATaacgaaaataatgaaaaagtCCGTACCGAATAATGGCAAAATTGCGAAAGAAGCGCGTGAATGCATTCAGGAGTGCGTGTCCGAGTTTATCTCCTTCATCACATCCGAGGCGAGTGATCGGTGCCACATGGAGAAGCGCAAAACCATCAACGGAGAGGACATTCTGTGTGCCATGTATGCGCTAGGTTTCGACAACTACATCGAACCGCTCAAGCTCTACCTGAGCAAGTACAAGGAA CAGAACATAATGTCGGAGCGTCAAGCATCGGAGGAGCGCGGTGAGCCAGTGCAGACGGGAGAATCGAGCCGGCAGGGTAATG TTATTGGCAATGCCGAGATCATTTACCAGTCGGAGGACGGCACGCTGTACTTCAAGAACGAACCGTACGAGCAGATGTGA
- the LOC120958980 gene encoding uncharacterized protein LOC120958980 isoform X1, producing MQDDMDGTHSEDSSCEQLLKAGTPLREQDRFLPIANITKIMKKSVPNNGKIAKEARECIQECVSEFISFITSEASDRCHMEKRKTINGEDILCAMYALGFDNYIEPLKLYLSKYKEQNIMSERQASEERGEPVQTGESSRQGNDSVTAQVLPTVIGNAEIIYQSEDGTLYFKNEPYEQM from the exons ACGGTACCCATTCGGAAGACTCCAGCTGCGAGCAGCTGCTAAAGGCAGGAACGCCACTCCGGGAGCAGGACCGGTTCCTCCCGATTGCCAACATaacgaaaataatgaaaaagtCCGTACCGAATAATGGCAAAATTGCGAAAGAAGCGCGTGAATGCATTCAGGAGTGCGTGTCCGAGTTTATCTCCTTCATCACATCCGAGGCGAGTGATCGGTGCCACATGGAGAAGCGCAAAACCATCAACGGAGAGGACATTCTGTGTGCCATGTATGCGCTAGGTTTCGACAACTACATCGAACCGCTCAAGCTCTACCTGAGCAAGTACAAGGAA CAGAACATAATGTCGGAGCGTCAAGCATCGGAGGAGCGCGGTGAGCCAGTGCAGACGGGAGAATCGAGCCGGCAGGGTAATG ATTCTGTAACCGCTCAAGTCCTTCCCACAGTTATTGGCAATGCCGAGATCATTTACCAGTCGGAGGACGGCACGCTGTACTTCAAGAACGAACCGTACGAGCAGATGTGA